One window of the Archangium primigenium genome contains the following:
- a CDS encoding imm11 family protein has product MTRRYFELTDDMTHPERWLLGDPLDEQGKEVPARRFMSGAPTHVDGRLRIPVYHPGPPLDFTRADTGSIPVVSEKVARVLSESAPSDVQLFPVDVDSRPEHFFLVNVTRLVKCIDDAASTEVLYWTPEDGRPGKVGQYRDVHGMRIDPSKVVGAKVFRPWGWRGSLLVADEVKEALVRSGASGLVFQEVTGPG; this is encoded by the coding sequence ATGACGCGACGGTATTTCGAGCTGACCGATGACATGACCCACCCGGAGCGCTGGTTGCTGGGGGACCCCCTGGACGAACAGGGAAAAGAGGTGCCCGCACGGCGGTTCATGAGCGGAGCGCCCACCCACGTCGATGGACGGCTTCGAATCCCCGTCTACCACCCGGGACCTCCGCTCGATTTCACGCGCGCCGACACAGGAAGCATCCCCGTGGTCAGCGAGAAGGTGGCTCGGGTCCTGTCCGAGTCGGCGCCCAGTGACGTTCAGCTCTTCCCCGTGGACGTGGACTCGCGGCCAGAGCACTTCTTCCTGGTCAACGTCACGCGCCTCGTGAAGTGCATCGATGACGCGGCTTCCACGGAGGTGCTGTACTGGACGCCGGAAGATGGTCGACCCGGGAAGGTCGGGCAGTACCGGGATGTCCACGGCATGCGCATCGATCCCTCCAAGGTCGTGGGGGCGAAGGTGTTCCGGCCTTGGGGCTGGAGGGGGTCCCTCCTCGTGGCCGACGAGGTGAAGGAGGCCCTCGTGCGCAGCGGCGCCTCGGGGCTCGTCTTCCAGGAAGTGACCGGCCCCGGGTGA
- the hflX gene encoding GTPase HflX: MKDIYGNTLGLKASEQSRLRNTYRRRVSPHEIVSPELARHLTELSREMNRQVGVLLNRKGEIEHVVVGNAHKLELPDIGRARAGQVRLRGLRLVHTHLKSEPLTKDDLTDLALLRLDMVAAIGVGEEGLPGVLHYAHLVPENGDGTFWSVTTLPDVHDGQPDVLDTLEALEEELNRKAAARRVSGRDKALLVAVCLDGNRAAAEASLAELKELARTAGVEVLDSVLQMRREADPRYLIGRGKLEDLNLRSMQAMADLLIFDKDLTPSQGRHISEATSLKVIDRTQLILDIFAQRAQSAEGKLQVELAQLKYRLPRLVQSDTSLSRLAGGIGGRGPGETKLEIDRRRARDRINHLEKRIDSLSREREVRRAQRNRRDLPVISIVGYTNAGKSTLLNAITGAEVLAEDKLFATLDPTSRRLRFPQEREVIITDTVGFIRDLPKDLVAAFRATLEELYDADLLLHVVDASDPARDEQVEAVENILDSLELMAKPRLMVWNKADQLTAEEVEALLRSRGGVAISAVQREGLASLLAKADTTLFAEGASQGLGVM; the protein is encoded by the coding sequence TTGAAGGACATCTACGGCAACACCCTGGGCCTCAAGGCAAGCGAGCAGAGTCGTTTGCGCAACACCTATCGGCGCCGCGTGTCGCCCCACGAGATCGTCTCCCCTGAACTCGCCCGCCACCTCACCGAGTTGTCGCGGGAGATGAACCGGCAGGTGGGCGTGCTGCTCAACCGCAAGGGGGAAATCGAGCACGTGGTGGTGGGCAACGCCCACAAGTTGGAGCTGCCCGACATCGGCCGCGCCCGTGCGGGCCAGGTGCGTCTGCGTGGCCTGCGGCTCGTGCACACGCACCTCAAGAGCGAGCCGCTCACCAAGGACGACCTGACGGACCTGGCGCTGCTGCGCCTGGACATGGTCGCCGCCATCGGCGTGGGCGAGGAGGGCCTGCCGGGCGTGCTGCACTACGCGCACCTGGTCCCCGAGAACGGCGACGGCACCTTCTGGAGCGTCACCACCCTGCCGGACGTGCACGACGGTCAGCCCGACGTGCTCGACACGCTGGAGGCGCTGGAGGAGGAGCTCAACCGCAAGGCCGCCGCGCGCCGGGTGTCCGGTCGTGACAAGGCCCTGCTCGTGGCGGTGTGCCTGGACGGCAACCGCGCCGCCGCCGAGGCCAGCCTCGCCGAGCTCAAGGAGCTGGCGCGCACCGCCGGCGTCGAGGTGCTCGACAGCGTCCTGCAGATGCGCCGCGAGGCCGACCCGCGCTACCTCATCGGGCGCGGCAAGCTCGAGGACCTCAACCTGCGCTCCATGCAGGCCATGGCCGACCTGCTCATCTTCGACAAGGATCTCACGCCCTCGCAGGGTCGGCACATCAGCGAGGCCACGAGCCTCAAGGTCATCGACCGCACCCAGCTCATCCTCGACATCTTCGCCCAGCGGGCGCAGAGCGCCGAGGGCAAGCTCCAGGTGGAGCTCGCCCAGCTCAAGTACCGGCTGCCGCGGCTCGTGCAGAGTGACACCTCGCTCAGCCGTCTGGCCGGCGGCATCGGCGGACGCGGCCCCGGTGAGACGAAGCTCGAGATCGACCGCCGCCGCGCGCGCGATCGCATCAACCACCTGGAGAAGCGCATCGACTCGCTGTCACGCGAGCGCGAGGTGCGCCGCGCCCAGCGCAACCGGCGCGACCTGCCGGTCATCTCCATCGTGGGCTACACCAACGCGGGCAAGAGCACGCTGCTCAACGCCATCACCGGCGCCGAGGTGCTCGCGGAGGACAAGCTGTTCGCCACGTTGGATCCCACCAGCCGCCGGCTGCGCTTCCCCCAGGAGCGCGAGGTCATCATCACCGACACGGTGGGTTTCATCCGCGACCTGCCCAAGGACCTGGTGGCCGCCTTCCGCGCCACGCTGGAGGAGTTGTACGACGCGGACCTGCTCTTGCACGTGGTGGACGCGAGCGATCCGGCGCGCGACGAGCAGGTGGAGGCCGTGGAGAACATCCTCGACTCCCTGGAGCTGATGGCCAAGCCGCGCCTCATGGTGTGGAACAAGGCCGACCAGCTGACGGCCGAGGAAGTGGAAGCCCTCCTGCGCTCCCGGGGCGGCGTGGCCATCAGCGCCGTGCAGCGCGAGGGACTGGCCTCGCTCCTGGCCAAGGCGGACACCACGCTGTTCGCCGAGGGCGCCTCGCAGGGCCTGGGCGTGATGTAG
- a CDS encoding NAD(P)H-dependent glycerol-3-phosphate dehydrogenase, translating into MRASVIGSGSFGTALANVLAVNCEHVGLWGRDAALAEAINTRHENGTYLPGIPISPRVRATTVLAEALEGAELVVMAAPSHATRQVVAQALPHLPRHVPLVTVAKGIENDTLLTMTELLEDCLPEEFHPYIAVLSGPSFAKELAQRMPTVVTIASPWDKVALRCQKALQTETFRSYTSSDVVGVQYGGALKNVIAIAAGIADGLGMGHNARAAIITRGLAEITRLAVRKGGNPLTLSGLSGMGDLVLTCTGELSRNRHVGMELGRGRSLPDILADMKQVAEGVKTARSARDLSQKVGVELPICEKVYAIAYEGKSARAAVVELMTRQPKNELV; encoded by the coding sequence ATGCGCGCCAGCGTCATCGGTTCTGGCTCTTTCGGCACGGCCCTCGCCAACGTCCTCGCGGTGAACTGCGAGCATGTGGGCCTGTGGGGCCGGGACGCCGCGCTCGCCGAGGCGATCAACACCCGCCACGAGAACGGCACCTACCTGCCGGGCATCCCCATCTCCCCGCGCGTGAGGGCCACGACCGTGCTGGCCGAGGCGCTGGAGGGCGCGGAGCTGGTGGTCATGGCCGCGCCCAGCCACGCCACGCGCCAGGTGGTGGCCCAGGCGCTGCCGCACCTGCCCCGGCACGTGCCGCTGGTCACGGTGGCCAAGGGCATCGAGAACGACACGCTGCTCACCATGACGGAGCTCCTGGAGGACTGCCTGCCGGAGGAGTTCCATCCGTACATCGCCGTGCTCTCGGGGCCGAGCTTCGCCAAGGAGCTGGCCCAGCGCATGCCCACGGTGGTGACCATCGCCTCGCCCTGGGACAAGGTGGCGCTGCGCTGCCAGAAGGCGCTGCAGACGGAGACGTTCCGCTCCTACACGTCCAGCGACGTGGTGGGGGTGCAGTACGGCGGCGCGCTCAAGAACGTCATCGCCATCGCGGCGGGCATCGCGGACGGGCTGGGCATGGGCCACAACGCCCGCGCGGCCATCATCACCCGGGGGCTCGCGGAGATCACCCGGCTGGCGGTGCGCAAGGGCGGCAACCCGCTGACGCTCTCGGGCCTGTCGGGCATGGGGGACCTGGTGCTCACGTGCACGGGGGAGCTCAGCCGCAACCGGCACGTGGGCATGGAGCTGGGCCGGGGCCGCTCGCTGCCGGACATCCTCGCGGACATGAAGCAGGTGGCCGAGGGCGTGAAGACGGCCAGGAGCGCGCGGGATTTGTCGCAGAAGGTCGGCGTGGAGCTGCCCATCTGCGAGAAGGTGTATGCCATCGCCTACGAGGGCAAGAGCGCTCGGGCGGCGGTGGTGGAGCTGATGACACGTCAGCCCAAGAACGAACTGGTGTGA
- the proB gene encoding glutamate 5-kinase: protein MRAARRVVVKIGTNALTNATGRFNRAHFEALSEDLLWAARDRELVVVSSGAVALGVERLGLPARPKDIPGKQACAAVGQSRLMQAYEEAFGRADRRVAQVLLTHGDVQDRRRYLNVKHALERLIEAHVVPIINENDTVSVDELKFGDNDTLAALVAGGVEADALVVLSDVEGLYTADPRKHPDAQLMPQVDTVTPELLALAGGSGSQVGTGGMATKIRAAARVTELGVRCVITSGAVPGRLRAVLAGESVGTLFETSGSRRSARMAWIAHALKSKGRVLVDEGARTAVVTAKRSLLPSGIRSVEGDFGRGDPVDLVDARGEVFARGLSAYDAGELRRIAGLKSTDIEPALGYRYIDEAVHRDDLAVL, encoded by the coding sequence GTGCGCGCCGCCCGGCGCGTGGTGGTGAAGATCGGGACCAATGCCCTCACGAACGCCACGGGGCGCTTCAACCGGGCCCACTTCGAGGCGCTGAGCGAGGACCTGCTCTGGGCGGCCCGGGACCGGGAGCTGGTGGTGGTGTCCAGCGGCGCCGTGGCCCTGGGGGTGGAGCGGCTGGGACTGCCCGCGCGGCCCAAGGACATTCCGGGCAAGCAGGCCTGCGCGGCGGTGGGCCAGAGCCGGCTGATGCAGGCGTACGAGGAGGCGTTTGGCCGGGCGGACCGACGGGTGGCCCAGGTGCTGCTCACGCACGGGGATGTGCAGGACCGGCGGCGCTACCTCAACGTGAAGCACGCGCTGGAGCGGCTCATCGAGGCCCACGTGGTCCCCATCATCAACGAGAACGACACCGTGTCGGTGGACGAGCTCAAGTTCGGCGACAACGACACCCTGGCGGCGCTCGTGGCCGGGGGCGTGGAGGCCGATGCGCTCGTCGTCCTCTCGGACGTGGAGGGGCTCTACACGGCGGACCCGCGCAAGCACCCGGACGCCCAGCTCATGCCCCAGGTGGACACCGTCACGCCGGAGTTGCTCGCGCTCGCCGGGGGTTCGGGCAGCCAGGTGGGCACCGGCGGCATGGCCACCAAGATTCGCGCCGCCGCGCGCGTCACGGAACTGGGCGTGCGCTGCGTCATCACCTCGGGCGCGGTGCCGGGCCGGCTGCGCGCGGTGCTCGCCGGCGAGTCCGTGGGCACGCTCTTCGAGACCTCGGGCAGCCGGCGCAGCGCGCGCATGGCGTGGATCGCCCACGCGCTCAAGTCCAAGGGCCGGGTGCTCGTGGACGAGGGGGCGCGCACGGCCGTCGTCACCGCCAAGCGCAGCCTCCTGCCCTCGGGCATCCGCTCGGTGGAGGGGGATTTCGGCCGGGGAGACCCGGTGGACCTGGTGGACGCGCGGGGCGAGGTGTTCGCCCGGGGCCTGAGCGCCTACGACGCGGGCGAGCTGCGGCGCATCGCGGGGCTCAAGAGCACCGACATCGAGCCCGCGCTCGGCTACCGCTACATCGACGAGGCGGTGCACCGGGACGATCTGGCCGTCCTCTAG
- a CDS encoding AHH domain-containing protein: protein MLLLLFLQAACVTGSSRGLTSRRDHSPVQVSDLEFRHAFTRLLLDVPLRITDASPRPGVVRLRRAIWPSNAVGDASVEAGYARWCARRGSPGDCFLLLGEGPYDATLGQRDRFILALGLAFTPSVEAAMGVLRDFSREAMTVMVTGLSLYLVVLLAPEPLSKGLATAMTLFLWGYLGHELWGLISATTQLWDDVQSARTFHQLRGASEQYAQVLGPNTLRLLILLATWQAGVHGKDFTTGHGLPGFSQAVRNAASLGRIDLTAVAAEATSVSLAEGRLVLTYPSGAAVVLSMRTGEDEAGEVHHIATVENEKSALRGGPWTPRFKRFFDKAGMSMEDPANKVRVPGHKGPHPQAYHERIHRRLSGAMEDCETTVQCQEVLSRELKALAEQLRRAGSEFNKLITGNP, encoded by the coding sequence TTGCTCCTCCTCCTGTTTCTCCAAGCCGCGTGTGTCACGGGCTCGTCGCGAGGACTGACTTCAAGACGTGATCATTCCCCTGTTCAGGTCTCGGACCTGGAATTTCGGCATGCGTTCACCCGGCTCCTCCTTGATGTTCCCCTTCGGATCACCGACGCCTCTCCAAGACCTGGTGTTGTCCGCCTGAGAAGGGCGATATGGCCATCGAATGCCGTGGGGGACGCCTCCGTGGAGGCGGGTTACGCACGCTGGTGCGCGCGACGCGGCTCTCCGGGCGATTGCTTCCTGCTCCTCGGTGAGGGGCCATATGACGCCACGCTCGGTCAGAGGGACAGATTCATCCTGGCCCTCGGTCTCGCGTTCACCCCATCCGTGGAGGCCGCCATGGGGGTTCTCCGGGATTTCTCTCGGGAGGCCATGACGGTCATGGTCACGGGGCTGTCGCTCTATCTGGTCGTCCTCCTGGCTCCAGAACCCCTGTCCAAGGGTCTCGCCACGGCGATGACGCTTTTTCTCTGGGGCTACCTCGGCCATGAACTCTGGGGGTTGATTTCCGCCACGACGCAGCTCTGGGACGACGTGCAATCCGCTCGGACGTTCCACCAACTCCGTGGTGCGAGCGAGCAGTACGCCCAGGTCCTCGGGCCCAACACCCTGCGTCTCCTCATTCTCCTGGCGACATGGCAAGCGGGTGTTCATGGCAAGGACTTCACGACGGGACATGGGCTGCCGGGCTTCTCCCAGGCGGTGCGGAACGCCGCGAGCCTGGGCCGCATCGACCTGACCGCGGTGGCCGCCGAGGCGACGTCGGTATCGTTGGCCGAGGGGCGGCTCGTGCTCACGTATCCCTCCGGCGCGGCGGTGGTCCTCTCCATGCGGACGGGGGAGGATGAGGCGGGAGAGGTCCACCACATCGCCACCGTGGAGAACGAGAAGTCCGCGCTTCGCGGAGGACCTTGGACGCCTCGGTTCAAGAGGTTCTTCGACAAGGCGGGTATGTCGATGGAGGACCCCGCGAACAAGGTCCGCGTTCCGGGGCACAAAGGTCCTCATCCCCAGGCGTACCATGAGCGTATCCACCGGCGTCTCTCGGGCGCGATGGAGGACTGCGAAACCACGGTCCAATGCCAGGAGGTCCTCTCACGGGAGTTGAAGGCCTTGGCCGAACAGCTGCGAAGAGCGGGTTCCGAGTTCAACAAGCTGATTACGGGAAACCCGTGA
- a CDS encoding ATP-binding protein encodes MATHPPPIILSFRRTFALLIVLVVLPSAGLSGFGVVAIINERAAVEKRLEAAWKGTLEGLAEELPTVLRAASFEREEGQWWLVDAAGRRLSTRDTFELEGKQVRTADKDLATALQATGTSSSDFPRGTSLFSLVVGGKATLLAAEPRDGTVYGARVSQEAVEALLAEWGEGQQTSSEPVRFVLLARQEPLPGEGLMGKLASEVAQARASALGPPTLAERTLDVPLQDFRLGVVPLGEDPVARASTRNRLVYVVLLALFYLTLSFGVVYTGRVLYREARLSRMKTDFVSLVSHELRTPVTSIRMFIETLALGRVQDPAQTQEVLRMLTQETERLSTLIERVLDWSRIESGRKEYHPETLPVSDVVETAVAAFRAQRLEGDLKLTVQVPEPPPPVHVDRVAIAGALLNLLQNAYKYSREDKRIALSVRQHRRWVELTVEDHGVGIARRDHRRIFERFYRVDNLLTRRTEGSGLGLAIARRIVEAHGGHILLKSELGKGSRFTLQLPVEKV; translated from the coding sequence GTGGCCACCCATCCCCCGCCCATCATCCTGAGCTTCCGGCGCACCTTCGCGCTGCTCATCGTCCTCGTGGTGCTGCCGTCCGCGGGCCTGTCCGGCTTTGGCGTCGTGGCCATCATCAACGAGCGCGCCGCGGTGGAGAAGCGGCTGGAGGCGGCCTGGAAGGGCACGCTGGAGGGGCTCGCCGAGGAGCTGCCCACGGTGCTGCGCGCGGCGAGCTTCGAGCGCGAGGAAGGGCAGTGGTGGCTCGTGGACGCCGCGGGCCGTCGGCTGTCCACGCGCGACACCTTCGAGCTGGAGGGCAAGCAGGTGCGCACGGCCGACAAGGACCTGGCCACCGCGCTGCAGGCCACGGGCACCTCGTCCTCCGACTTCCCTCGGGGCACCTCGCTCTTCTCGCTCGTGGTGGGCGGCAAGGCCACGCTCCTCGCCGCCGAGCCGCGCGATGGCACCGTGTATGGCGCCCGCGTGTCCCAGGAGGCCGTGGAGGCCCTGCTCGCCGAGTGGGGCGAGGGACAGCAGACGTCCAGCGAGCCCGTGCGCTTCGTGCTGCTCGCCCGGCAGGAGCCACTTCCCGGCGAGGGCCTCATGGGCAAGCTCGCCTCCGAGGTGGCCCAGGCCCGCGCCAGCGCGCTCGGGCCGCCCACGCTCGCCGAGCGCACGCTGGACGTGCCCCTGCAGGACTTCCGGCTGGGCGTGGTGCCCCTGGGCGAGGATCCCGTGGCCCGGGCCTCCACGCGCAACCGGCTCGTCTACGTGGTGCTGCTCGCGCTCTTCTACCTCACGCTCTCCTTCGGCGTCGTCTACACGGGCCGCGTGCTCTACCGCGAGGCGCGGCTGTCGCGCATGAAGACGGACTTCGTCTCCCTGGTGAGCCACGAGCTGCGCACCCCCGTCACCTCCATCCGCATGTTCATCGAGACGCTCGCCCTGGGGCGCGTGCAGGACCCCGCCCAGACGCAGGAGGTGCTGCGCATGCTCACCCAGGAGACCGAGCGCCTGAGCACCCTCATCGAGCGCGTGCTCGACTGGTCTCGCATCGAGAGCGGCCGCAAGGAGTACCACCCGGAGACGCTGCCCGTGTCGGACGTGGTGGAGACGGCCGTGGCGGCCTTCCGCGCCCAGCGGCTGGAGGGGGACTTGAAGCTCACCGTGCAGGTGCCCGAGCCGCCGCCCCCGGTGCACGTGGACCGGGTGGCCATCGCCGGGGCGCTGCTCAACCTCCTGCAGAACGCCTACAAGTACAGCCGCGAGGACAAGCGCATCGCCCTGAGCGTGCGCCAGCATCGGCGGTGGGTGGAGCTGACGGTGGAGGACCACGGCGTGGGCATCGCCCGGCGCGACCACCGGCGCATCTTCGAGCGCTTCTACCGGGTGGACAACCTGCTCACGCGCCGCACCGAGGGCAGCGGCCTGGGCCTGGCCATCGCCCGCCGCATCGTGGAGGCGCACGGCGGGCACATCCTCCTCAAGAGCGAGCTGGGCAAGGGCAGCCGCTTCACCCTCCAGCTCCCGGTGGAGAAGGTCTGA
- a CDS encoding alkaline phosphatase family protein, which produces MSWKKRWSGAGLVVLTACVGVAGCDKDKPTPEPEPTPSVRRNKMIIFVWDGLRPDYINAADTPNVHALRTRGVWFEDNHSTYPTFTLINGATFATGAFPAVTGFNGNAAYAPGPKVQNATGATADFHAPVFVDDWRLLDQLGKYYEETFHEPLLNADTLFAAAHGAGLKTATIGKSGPAYLQDTARGGVLIDENTVWPLATAEDMQQKGFKLPKNTPLMHPGLTLAADNGSPTGTSSIIFFSDGKTPDASDSAGGRHLTQNQNLADYYTGYVLPQVMPDLSLIWLRTVDAAQHDYGPGSANALASLRLQDKLLGQIVSTLEARGELATTNILIASDHSHSSVSGPLSLFPLRGVTPDGTTGKNTAGEVSATGFSASGFVRSADLLTRAGFHAYDGSGCDNSPVLSGIRADGTPVYPQRTDTEGALCGTKGARYTTPAYAVPATLPADAIIIAAPGGSDQFYIPSHDPALVKRLVSFLQSREEYGAIFVDSRYGDIPGTFRASAANLENASGRSPDVTVSFMWDDQASINGKPGIEYNSYPPYRGMHGSFSPVDVHNTLIASGPDFKAGVNSTLPSGNTDVAPTVAHLLGLSLPTAQGRVLVESLLKPPSEPALTVKTVTVEATPVSGLQFQMPTDPSGATLDTALQGNYSAVLQMKQLDDGQGKTFTYFDLARVTRK; this is translated from the coding sequence ATGAGTTGGAAGAAGCGCTGGTCGGGAGCGGGTCTGGTCGTGCTGACGGCGTGTGTCGGCGTGGCGGGCTGTGACAAGGACAAGCCGACGCCCGAGCCGGAGCCGACGCCGTCCGTGCGCCGCAACAAGATGATCATCTTCGTGTGGGACGGGCTGCGGCCGGACTACATCAACGCGGCGGACACGCCCAACGTCCACGCGCTGCGCACGCGGGGCGTGTGGTTCGAGGACAACCACTCGACCTACCCGACCTTCACGCTCATCAATGGCGCCACGTTCGCCACGGGCGCGTTCCCGGCGGTGACGGGCTTCAACGGCAACGCGGCCTACGCGCCCGGCCCCAAGGTACAGAACGCCACGGGCGCCACCGCGGACTTCCACGCGCCCGTCTTCGTGGACGACTGGCGGCTGCTCGACCAGCTTGGCAAGTACTACGAGGAGACGTTCCACGAGCCCCTGCTCAACGCGGACACGCTCTTCGCGGCGGCGCACGGCGCGGGCCTCAAGACGGCGACGATTGGCAAGAGCGGCCCGGCCTACCTGCAGGACACCGCGCGCGGCGGCGTGCTCATCGACGAGAACACCGTCTGGCCGCTGGCCACCGCCGAGGACATGCAGCAGAAGGGCTTCAAGCTGCCGAAGAACACCCCCCTGATGCACCCGGGCCTGACGCTCGCCGCGGACAACGGCTCGCCCACGGGGACCTCGTCCATCATCTTCTTCTCCGATGGCAAGACGCCCGACGCGTCCGACAGCGCCGGCGGCCGTCACCTCACGCAGAACCAGAACCTGGCGGACTACTACACGGGCTACGTCCTGCCCCAGGTGATGCCGGACCTGTCGCTCATCTGGCTGCGCACGGTGGACGCCGCGCAGCACGACTACGGCCCGGGCTCGGCCAACGCCCTGGCCTCCTTGCGCCTGCAGGACAAGCTGCTCGGGCAGATCGTCTCGACGCTGGAGGCGCGGGGCGAGCTCGCCACGACGAACATCCTCATCGCCTCGGACCACTCGCACTCGTCGGTGTCCGGGCCGCTGTCGCTCTTCCCGCTGCGCGGCGTCACGCCGGACGGGACCACGGGCAAGAACACGGCGGGCGAGGTGAGCGCCACGGGCTTCTCGGCGTCCGGTTTCGTGCGCAGCGCGGACCTGCTCACGCGCGCGGGCTTCCACGCGTATGACGGCTCGGGCTGCGACAACTCGCCCGTGCTCAGCGGCATCCGCGCCGATGGCACCCCCGTCTATCCCCAGCGCACGGACACCGAGGGCGCGCTGTGCGGCACCAAGGGCGCCAGGTACACGACGCCCGCCTACGCGGTGCCCGCGACCCTGCCCGCGGACGCCATCATCATCGCGGCGCCGGGCGGCTCGGATCAGTTCTACATCCCGAGCCACGACCCCGCGCTGGTCAAGCGGCTGGTGTCCTTCCTGCAGAGCCGCGAGGAGTACGGCGCCATCTTCGTGGACTCGCGCTACGGGGACATCCCGGGCACCTTCCGTGCCTCGGCGGCCAACCTGGAGAACGCCTCGGGCCGCAGCCCCGACGTGACGGTGAGCTTCATGTGGGATGACCAGGCGTCCATCAACGGCAAGCCGGGCATCGAGTACAACTCCTACCCGCCGTACCGGGGCATGCACGGCAGCTTCAGCCCGGTGGACGTGCACAACACGCTCATCGCGTCGGGTCCGGACTTCAAGGCGGGCGTCAACAGCACCTTGCCCTCGGGCAACACGGACGTGGCGCCCACGGTGGCCCACCTGCTCGGCCTGTCGCTGCCCACGGCGCAGGGCCGCGTGCTGGTGGAGTCCCTGCTCAAGCCGCCCTCCGAGCCCGCGCTCACGGTCAAGACGGTGACGGTGGAGGCCACGCCCGTGAGCGGGCTCCAGTTCCAGATGCCCACGGACCCCTCCGGCGCCACGCTCGACACCGCGCTCCAGGGCAACTACTCGGCGGTGCTCCAGATGAAGCAGCTCGATGACGGCCAGGGCAAGACGTTCACTTACTTCGACCTGGCGCGGGTGACGCGGAAGTGA
- a CDS encoding class I SAM-dependent methyltransferase — MNDELSRIWNLYGTGGLGAAVRAGTVTPDGHLYLALLAFAEERYAEAAELAAGAARAEPEALLPRAAATYLARVAREGKRDVYVSAEGFGAFIRGGGNVPLYQATSAALARNHPQTSFELLDIGVGDGLALLPSLTSRVEGVTLVEPAVPLLARTTEALAQKRIGFDAYAGSLQEFAAEPRSRSRRWDVAQATFSLQSLAPADRPAMLRWLRARCDVLLIAEFDPPCMDEPLKPETAAHVFARYREGLAEYVGADFETVAQGFLMPVMFGYADRSVARTNFEQPLAQWERLLREAGFEKVERQLLYPYWWAPAWLLVSSPASPSGAQRVLE, encoded by the coding sequence GTGAACGACGAGTTGAGCCGGATCTGGAATCTCTACGGGACCGGGGGACTGGGGGCCGCCGTGCGGGCCGGGACGGTCACGCCGGACGGTCACCTGTACCTGGCGCTGTTGGCCTTCGCGGAGGAGCGCTACGCCGAGGCGGCGGAGCTCGCGGCGGGCGCGGCGAGGGCGGAGCCGGAAGCGCTCCTGCCCCGGGCGGCGGCCACCTACCTCGCGCGGGTGGCGCGGGAGGGCAAGCGCGACGTCTACGTGTCGGCGGAGGGCTTTGGCGCCTTCATCCGGGGTGGGGGCAACGTGCCGCTCTACCAGGCGACGAGCGCGGCGCTGGCCCGGAACCATCCCCAGACGTCCTTCGAGCTGTTGGACATCGGCGTGGGAGACGGTCTGGCGCTGTTGCCGTCGCTGACGTCGCGGGTGGAGGGGGTGACGCTGGTGGAGCCCGCGGTGCCCCTGCTCGCGCGGACCACCGAGGCGCTCGCCCAGAAGCGCATCGGGTTCGATGCCTACGCCGGAAGCCTCCAGGAGTTCGCGGCCGAGCCGCGCTCGCGCTCACGCCGCTGGGACGTGGCGCAGGCGACCTTCAGCTTGCAATCGCTCGCGCCGGCGGACCGACCGGCGATGCTGCGCTGGCTGAGGGCGCGGTGTGACGTCCTGTTGATCGCCGAGTTCGACCCGCCGTGCATGGACGAGCCGTTGAAGCCCGAGACGGCGGCGCACGTGTTCGCGCGCTACCGCGAGGGCCTGGCGGAGTACGTGGGGGCGGACTTCGAGACGGTGGCCCAGGGCTTCCTGATGCCGGTGATGTTCGGCTACGCGGACCGGAGCGTGGCGCGCACCAACTTCGAGCAGCCCCTCGCGCAGTGGGAGCGGCTCTTGCGCGAGGCGGGCTTCGAGAAGGTCGAGCGCCAGCTGCTGTACCCCTATTGGTGGGCTCCCGCCTGGTTGCTCGTGTCGTCCCCCGCGTCACCTTCGGGCGCGCAGCGGGTATTGGAATGA